In Plasmodium relictum strain SGS1 genome assembly, chromosome: 6, one DNA window encodes the following:
- the GEXP15 gene encoding conserved Plasmodium protein, unknown function, with protein MLNEETIGVDMDKIEDDITKNKDGIEKKKKKKVQFSDKNETIYYEKDESENNYFNLSLNNFNYFECFYNEMYDCDFDEKGFKTEDIYINGEKGNKYNKFYEKDISDKERYTQTKKNTFENGLNINENMKTDNLKIFNLKREKFSQSFNEDCSFEVNDIHTAIINAEEKTSNYSKYYFGYDIEPFNMKNELKEGYIDKYGNYIYNESDNDDIEEAWLKSVDEKDPFSTFSDQKLKTKIHNEINSKYDEANNLNNDLLTVNIYDALYSLCCLLIDKETPIKAMIRYKNDLKLCKNYLNECKLKIEKLNSLSNFHENKNSLFNINLNNEENNLDNSYFNYKDQNKKKLLQINIKKKDISVNTKTRNENFILSNEENANMKNKDEIENENEIKKDIKNEKEIEHIKNENEIKDNKKNENEVNEDIKNKEETKEDMKNDNEIKNKEETKEDMKNDNEIKNKEETKEDMKNDNEIKNKEEAKEDMENDNEIKNKEKTKEDMENDNEIKNKEKTKEDIKNDNEIKNKEVKEDMENDNEIKNKEEIKEDMKSEGQIKSKEVKKELKNEEIKIEEVKINTAIDISHEKIDGLQVNICKGDIYENSKHNINEEKIDKNLINNKKENNNDLVNDEKLKELHKLEETYLKIALDYKTIERRFNNLIDLTQKLTNEYKNVYFLTKNEFENLCKKLEEYKENVDIQWQFKWNNDLDNNIYGPFNYYDIYNLISVGIVSAANPIQLRRINNENQVLENIWQMYDAVNYLTFVSNDNIKKKRKLNETDIKEEHDVEHDNEESTNSLDEEYDIKKKRKKKKGLIQISKKNKKSNEQEDSDNDDDFESCYEF; from the coding sequence atgCTGAATGAAGAAACTATTGGGGTTGATATGGATAAAATAGAAGAtgatataacaaaaaataaagatggaatagaaaaaaaaaaaaagaaaaaagttcAATTTtctgataaaaatgaaacaatatattatgaaaaagatgaaagtgaaaataattattttaatcttTCTTTAAACAActttaattattttgaatGTTTTTATAATGAAATGTATGATTGTGATTTTGACGAAAAAGGTTTTAAGACtgaagatatatatataaatggagaaaaaggaaataaatataataaattttatgaaaaagatatatcAGATAAGGAAAGATATACacagacaaaaaaaaacacCTTTGAAAATGGATTAAATATAAACGAAAATATGAAAACAGATaacttaaaaatttttaatttaaaaagggAAAAATTTAGTCAATCTTTTAATGAAGATTGCTCCTTTGAAGTAAATGATATACATACAGCTATTATCAATGCAGAAGAAAAAACATCTAATTATAGCAAATATTATTTTGGATATGATATTGAACCatttaatatgaaaaatgaattaaaagaaggatatattgataaatatgggaattatatttataatgaatCCGACAATGATGATATTGAAGAAGCTTGGTTAAAATCAGTTGATGAAAAAGATCCATTTTCTACATTTTCTGATcagaaattaaaaacaaaaatacataatgaaataaattcaAAATATGATGAagcaaataatttaaataatgactTACTTACAGTTAATATTTATGATGCTCTTTATTCTCTATGCTGTTTATTAATAGATAAAGAAACACCAATTAAAGCAATGAttagatataaaaatgatttgaAGTTATGTAAAAATTACCTAAATGAATGTAAacttaaaatagaaaaattaaattctcTCTCCAATTTTCATGagaataaaaattctttatttaatataaatttaaacaaTGAAGAGAATAACTTAGATAATTCTTATTTCAATTATAAagatcaaaataaaaaaaaattattgcagataaatattaaaaaaaaagatattagtGTAAACACTAAAAcaagaaatgaaaattttatattgagcaatgaagaaaatgcaaatatgaaaaacaaagatgaaatagaaaatgagaatgaaataaaaaaagatataaaaaatgaaaaagaaatagaacatataaaaaatgaaaatgaaataaaagataataaaaaaaatgaaaatgaagtaaatgaagatataaaaaataaagaagaaacaaaagaagatatgaaaaatgacaatgaaataaaaaataaagaagaaacaaaagaagatatgaaaaatgacaatgaaataaaaaataaagaagaaacaaaagaagatatgaaaaatgacaatgaaataaaaaataaagaagaagcAAAAGAAGATATGGAAAATGacaatgaaataaaaaataaagaaaaaacaaaagaagATATGGAAAATGacaatgaaataaaaaataaagaaaaaacaaaagaagatataaaaaatgacaatgaaataaaaaataaagaagtaAAAGAAGATATGGAAAATGacaatgaaataaaaaataaagaagaaataaaagaagatatgaAGAGTGAAGGGCAAATAAAAAGCAAAgaagtaaaaaaagaattaaaaaatgaagaaataaaaatagaagaagtaaaaattaatacagCTATAGATATATCACATGAAAAAATAGATGGATTACAAGTGAATATATGTAAAGGAGATATTTACGAAAATAGTAaacataatataaatgaagaaaaaattgataaaaatttaataaataataaaaaagaaaataataatgatttgGTTAAcgatgaaaaattaaaagaattacaTAAATTAGAAGAAACATATCTAAAAATAGCACTGGATTATAAAACAATAGAAAGACGATTTAACAATTTAATTGACTTAACACAAAAATTAACTAATGAATATAAgaatgtttattttttaacaaaaaatgaatttgaaaatttatgtaaaaaattagaagaaTACAAAGAAAATGTAGATATACAATGGCAATTCAAATGGAATAATGATcttgataataatatatatggcccttttaattattacgatatatataatttaatatcaGTAGGAATAGTATCAGCAGCAAATCCTATACAACTAAGAAggataaataatgaaaatcaagttttagaaaatatatgGCAAATGTATGACGCAGTTAATTACTTAACATTTGTTagtaatgataatattaagaaaaaaagaaaattaaatgaaaccGATATAAAAGAGGAACATGATGTAGAACATGATAATGAAGAATCAACAAATTCTTTAGATGAAGaatatgatataaaaaaaaaaaggaaaaaaaaaaagggtttaattcaaatttctaagaagaataaaaaatcaaatgaaCAAGAAGATAGTGATAATGATGATGATTTTGAAAGTTGCTACGAATTTTga
- the MORN1 gene encoding MORN repeat-containing protein 1, putative: MSGDTHAYHGNIKDGLFHGHGVLIYSKNEKYEGDFVYGKREGKGKFTYADGATYEGEWLDDKIHGKGIAKFVSGNIYEGEWENGKINGFGILSYNNGDKYEGEWIDGKMHGRGTYMYEDGDVYVGEWKNDKRHGKGCVKYKGNENKIAETYEGDWVEGKMQGKGTYTFADGGVYEGDWINGKMEGKGIYKYLNGNIYEGEWSNDMKNGYGVLSYVNGEKYEGYWKNDKVHGKGTLTYSKGDKYIGEWKYAKKCGEGELIYASGDRFKGEWKNDQANGFGILLYANGNKYEGEWLDDQRHGYGTFSCKEDGSIYSGYYAFNRREGKGTLTFVNGNILEGIWNLGVLKKVTNFTLSPSSPWNDSDL; this comes from the coding sequence atgtcTGGAGATACACACGCTTATCATGGAAATATTAAAGATGGGTTATTTCATGGGCATGGtgttttaatttattcaaaaaatgaaaaatatgaagGAGATTTTGTATATGGAAAAAGAGaaggaaaaggaaaattcACTTATGCTGATGGTGCAACTTATGAAGGGGAATGGCTAGATGATAAAATTCATGGAAAGGGAATAGCAAAATTTGTAAGCGGTAATATATATGAAGGAGAGTGGGAAAATGGGAAAATAAATGGATTTGGTATTTTAAGTTATAACAATGGTGATAAATATGAGGGAGAATGGATAGATGGGAAAATGCATGGTAGAGGAACATATATGTATGAAGATGGTGATGTATATGTAGGAGAATGGAAGAATGATAAAAGGCATGGAAAAGGATGTGTAAAATATAAGGGAAATGAAAACAAAATAGCAGAAACTTATGAAGGAGATTGGGTTGAAGGGAAAATGCAAGGAAAAGGAACATATACTTTTGCCGATGGAGGAGTATATGAAGGAGACTGGATAAATGGGAAAATGGAAGGAAAaggaatatataaatatttaaatggaAATATTTACGAAGGAGAATGGTCTAATGATATGAAAAATGGATATGGTGTGTTATCATACGTAAATGGGGAAAAGTATGAAGGATATTGGAAAAATGACAAAGTTCATGGAAAAGGTACTTTGACATATAGTAAAGGAGATAAATATATAGGAGAATGGAAATATGCTAAGAAATGTGGAGAAGGAGAATTAATTTATGCATCAGGTGATAGATTTAAAGGAGAATGGAAAAATGATCAAGCTAATGGATTTGGTATACTTCTTTATGCAAATGGAAATAAATATGAAGGAGAATGGCTAGATGACCAGAGGCATGGATATGGTACATTTTCTTGCAAAGAAGATGGATCCATTTATTCCGGTTATTATGCATTCAACAGAAGAGAAGGAAAAGGAACATTGACATTTGTTAATGGGAATATTCTTGAAGGAATATGGAATTTGggagttttaaaaaaagtaaccAATTTCACATTAAGTCCATCTTCTCCATGGAATGACTCAGatttatga
- a CDS encoding DEAD/DEAH box helicase, putative has translation MDKSYDKNYAKEVMNHSFHNSKNTLSNFKKNEGHKLVKEKSYEENINQSNKKEHYSPNFNERKNTKTKQVSNLNYIDNSVNKNIAFNENNFMLKPNNADENISFLEPGLNINSNEIYENIDNKKYINKQFINKNFLNTNELEDKMNIKSNDLFIKKKSMIKENYDIKINQYVDDNQNNNNINESYNFKLNNYNITKNDKDENNTSKNSNMNMQNYDIYSYKKNEHDLEKKNIPNSYEKNFKTFDKNINSENSSLNDVINKYLMNIDNKENKFENNTSYIFYTSNDNNLMNNNSNNMSVNNINNNINETIDRSSNILNNITNSVNNISTNLNDANNMNNFLINNNNFNEWNDMNNNFCNFTEESNLIFNNDINLNTEKEKNIYSSSNIDNTNNYINYMNMLNSSDQNYKDNYSFLNNNFNKEIKFSENEDFILYNTMYNETHNKLDNFYMNNSFFGVKNKNNIIQDKNHNFNQMRENVNDQIKILHTDSKKYFCEKNNNIYMNNSESKIQDESYFPKKEENILDNKEKDNKYDDRKNNKYDDKRYNKYDDKKYNKYDDKKYNKYDDRKNNKYDDKKYNKYDDKKYNKYDDKKYNKYDDKRYNKYDDKKHNKYDDKKYNKYDDRKNNKYDDKKDYRHNDKRDHKYDEKEIKKYNKKYECNIFDDECYFIKCKIYGKEKIIVPDPLNNMEDLNTVCDDILFKNICLKGYNKMTTVQKYSIPIIKKKINLIASSQTGSGKTFSFLCPIISNLKKDEQILRPHFPGSYACISPLCLVLCPTRELAIQIFNEVNSLTKNLYLVSMVFYGGETMKEQIAQINEKQADIIISTPGRLLDLLNNCKISLSFVKYLVFDEADEMISLGFKNQMDEIIFQKDLCPNDARQTICFTATLSDKLKDVIQNFIATPYIYLNIKQKKEVKNSIKQIVKYVPMKSKLNELLRDIRNLQGQAIIFVELRNSINHVFSFLKSKGFDVNYLHGRMNQVKRQMVFEKFREKSFQILIATSIAARGLDFPDLELVINYDLPSEFDQYMHRIGRTGRIGKNGIAINYFNSSNKKIIDKLIAHLKKYDQTVPNWLLNFNK, from the exons atggATAAAtcatatgataaaaattatgcaAAAGAAGTGATGAATCATTCTTTTCATAATTCAAAAAACACTTTaagtaattttaaaaaaaatgagggTCATAAATTAGTCAAGGAAAAATcatatgaagaaaatattaaccaatctaataaaaaagaacatTATTCACCTAATTTTAATGAgagaaaaaatacaaaaactAAGCAAGTAAgcaatttaaattatattgataatagcgtaaacaaaaatattgcatttaatgaaaataattttatgttaAAACCAAATAATGCTGATGAAAATATAAGTTTTCTAGAACCTGGTTTAAACATTAATTCTAATGAAATTTATGAGAAcatagataataaaaaatatataaacaaacaatttattaataaaaattttctaaatacAAATGAACTTGAagataaaatgaatattaaaagtaatgacttatttattaaaaaaaaaagtatgataaaagaaaattatgatataaaaattaatcaaTACGTAGATGataatcaaaataataacaatataaatgaaagttataattttaaattaaacaATTATAACATAACTAAAAATGAcaaagatgaaaataatacaaGTAAGAATTCTAACATGAATATGCAAAATTATGATATTtatagttataaaaaaaatgaacatgatttagaaaaaaaaaacataccTAATTCATAtgagaaaaattttaaaacttttgataaaaatataaatagtgAAAACAGTTCATTAAATGatgttattaataaatatttaatgaatattgataataaagaaaataaatttgaaaaCAATActagttatattttttatactagtaatgataataatttgaTGAATAACAATAGCAACAATATGAGTGTaaacaatataaataataatattaatgaaacaATTGATAGAAGTAgcaatattttaaataatattacaaATAGTGTAAATAATATCAGTACCAATCTAAATGATgctaataatatgaataattttttaattaataataataattttaatgaatggaatgatatgaataataatttcTGTAATTTCACAGAAGAaagtaatttaatttttaataatgacATTAATTTAAACActgaaaaggaaaaaaatatatattcttcaagtaatatagataatacaaataattatataaattatatgaatatgTTAAATTCTTCAGATCAAAATTATAAGgataattattcttttttaaataataattttaataaagaaatcaAATTTTCAGAAAATGAggattttattctttataataCTATGTATAATGAAACTCATAATAAATtggataatttttatatgaataatagtttttttggtgtaaaaaataaaaataatataatacaaGATAAGAATCATAATTTTAATCAAATGAGAGAAAATGTAAAtgatcaaataaaaattttacatacAGATagtaaaaagtatttttgtgaaaaaaataataatatatatatgaataattcTGAATCAAAAATACAAGATGAAAGTTATTTCCCaaaaaaagaggaaaatattttagataataaagaaaaagataataaatacgatgatagaaaaaataataaatatgatgataaaagatataataaatatgatgataaaaaatataataaatatgatgataaaaaatataataaatacgatgatagaaaaaataataaatatgatgataaaaaatataataaatatgatgataaaaaatataataaatatgatgataaaaaatataataaatatgatgataaaagatataataaatatgatgataaaaagcataataaatatgatgataaaaaatataataaatacgatgatagaaaaaataataaatatgatgATAAAAAAGATTATAGGCATAATGATAAAAGGGATCATAAATAcgatgaaaaagaaattaagaagtataacaaaaaatatgaatgcAACATATTTGATGATGaatgttattttattaaatgcaAAATTTacggaaaagaaaaaattatagttcCTGACCCTTTAAATAATATGGAAGatttaaa taCTGTATGTgatgatattttatttaaaaatatatgtttgaAAGGATATAACAAAATGACGACGGTTCAAAAATATTCGATtccaataataaaaaaaaaaataaatcttaTTGCTTCTTCTCAAACAGGAAGTGGGAaaactttttcatttttatgcccaattatttctaatttaaaaaaagacgAACAAATTCTAAGACCTCATTTTCCAGGATCATATGCTTGCATATCTCCTTTATGCTTAGTTTTGTGTCCAACAAGAGAATTAGCTATTCAAATTTTTAACGAg GTAAATagtttaacaaaaaatttatatttagtaAGTATGGTCTTTTATGGAGGGGAAACAATGAAAGAAcaa ATAGCacaaataaatgaaaaacagGCGGATATAATAATATCAACCCCAGGGAGGCTAttagatttattaaataattgtaAAATAAGTCTTTCCTTTGTTAAATATTTGGTATTTGACGAAGCTGATGAAATGATATCCCTTGGATTCAAAAACCAAATGgatgaaataatttttcaaaaagatTTATGCCCAAACGATGCAAGGCAAACTATATGTTTTACTGCAACATTGtcagataaattaaaagatgtTATTCAAAATTTCATTGCTACtccatatatttatttaaatataaaacaaaaaaaggaagttaaaaattcaattaaacag attGTTAAATATGTACCTATGAAATCTAAATTAAATGAACTTCTTAGAGATATTAGGAATTTACAAGGACAAGCTATAATTTTTGTCGAGTTAAGAAATTCAATTAATCACgtttttagttttttaaaGTCAAAAGGTTTTGACGTAAATTATTTGCATGGAAGAATGAAtcaa GTTAAAAGACAGATggtttttgaaaaatttagAGAAAAGTCCTTTCAAATATTAATAGCTACATCTATTGCTGCAAGAGGGTTAGATTTTCCTGATTTAGAATTAGTAATAAATTATGATTTACCTTCAGAATTTGATCAATATATGCACAGGATTGGGAGAACAGGAAGAATTGGGAAAAACGGGATAgctataaattattttaatagttcaaataaaaaaattattgataaACTTATTGCACATCTAAAGAAATATGATCAAACTGTACCAAATTGGTtacttaattttaataaatga
- the I3 gene encoding protein phosphatase inhibitor 3, putative, whose protein sequence is MHSSTTTTYLQEPSTKNDQNGNASTIVRILKLSPQKMVRWDENTIDNENAKKKSSKICCIYHKPREFGESSDSNSDSDSSDSEHNCDSCSKKDNQKNEAKDEKELKN, encoded by the exons ATGCATTCTTCAACAACGACTACTTATCTTCAAGAGCCCAGTACAAAGAACGATCAAAATGGAAACGCGAGTACAATTGTAAGAATTTTGAAATTATCTCCTCAAAAGATGGTTCGATGGGATGAAAATACGATTGATAACGAAAACGCAAAAAAGAAATCATCAAAAA TTTGTTGCATATATCATAAACCAAGAGAATTCGGCGAAAGTTCAGATTCAAATTCAGACTCAGATTCATCTGACAGTGAAc ATAATTGTGATTCTTGTTCAAAAAAAGATAACCAGAAGAATGAAGC gaaagatgaaaaagaattaaaaaactaA
- a CDS encoding 25 kDa ookinete surface antigen precursor, putative, producing MNMSYNLFFFFFILVIKYVNTSVTNDTTCKNGFLIQMSDHYECKCNSGFALTSEDTCEQIESCVEGSLNKPCGNFSKCAKEDGGSNAFKCACDSGYELKGSDCIPKECVDIDCENGKCILDPKQDNKIPICSCKIGNIPDPGYENKCTKKGETSCTLKCDKENEICKNVEGIYKCDCKDGFSLDKEKNVCSFSLFNILNLGIIFIISLIYIYII from the coding sequence ATGAATATGTCTTacaatttgttttttttcttttttattcttgTAATAAAATACGTTAACACAAGTGTTACTAATGATACAACTTGTAAAAATggttttttaattcaaatgaGTGATCATTATGAATGTAAATGCAATTCTGGATTTGCATTAACATCTGAAGATACCTGTGAACAAATAGAATCATGTGTAGAAGGTTCTTTAAATAAGCCTTGTGGCAATTTCTCTAAGTGTGCTAAAGAAGATGGTGGCTCAAATGCATTTAAATGTGCATGTGATTCTGGATATGAATTGAAGGGATCCGATTGCATTCCAAAGGAATGTGTAGACATTGATTGTGAAAATGGAAAATGCATACTAGACCCAAAACAAGACAATAAAATTCCAATTTGCTCATGTAAAATAGGCAATATTCCAGATCCAGGATACGAAAACAAGTGTACAAAAAAAGGAGAAACTTCATGTACATTAAAATGcgataaagaaaatgaaatttgCAAAAATGTAGAAGGTATTTATAAGTGTGATTGCAAGGATGGTTTTTCACTtgataaggaaaaaaatgtTTGTTCTTTTTCACTGTTCAATATTTTAAACTTAGGCATAATTTTCATCATAtccttaatatatatttatatcatcTGA
- a CDS encoding OTU-like cysteine protease, putative — MKKQKRNNHQKRKKNKEKKNKNYEDNERSEGEIIYSLINDYYDNNFKKNFYIKSIRTDGNCLFRAVSDQLYNHEDNYKEIRKKVVDHLSKKEEEYKNFVEYDESYKSYIERISLDGTWGGQLELQAIGEIYNVNILIYQENGCILEIKNHSDEKKCIQLHYASSEHYNSVRFKNKALDNELKTISYLREILNNKDENDSTKTFYETTENELTDSYESHNSTNVRCEKKKNYLIEEKSSFICPLNNDEISDCLINSKSSNNIGFLSDDENTLNSIDILQGIYNGVKNKNTRSRSMPNINENFLYFFSKNRSSENMESDSTIDNLNEKKVVEKKKKKNKKNKIIFMKFTSFNEDTNNLNKYFYNNTINENKTIHIYYNKLFYKCLCLSKGIKNNDRKYLSFNNNNIYKENGIIKKGDIFNCDLENKYNEMNKKENHKILNIFNEKIKENKNRLNKNINNIISNLQFNKASDYKNNEVSYNLNSKSIPNSNKIFKKKEEIFSSSSLRGVMDCNFHLSNLVNETIFEGEAKLSEIPLNNFLKINEKSTNNKNKEIDKFNKNFTNSIDLIIDDYVICIDSDLFYSCISNKYIKKNNREQSISFLNKHNIDNNMSNSSKSITDVNSSTSFNNEMVKAINNNNKKKLDNDFLNINKQDLILKRKYNDKKFVNLFSKDLYSKGLFYFLNADLILNENKIKYITQCFYYNKEINIFKNNFKKNDFYFCDSLMFYFNLNHEKLKKKIKYSKESYEEFIVKEKHKYNKILKGNKTSCSNREKEKKMQIISI, encoded by the exons atgaaaaaacaaaagaGAAATAATCATCAAaagaggaaaaaaaataaggaaaaaaagaataaa AATTATGAAGACAATGAAAGATCTGAAGGGgaaataatatattcattg atAAACGATTATTATGAtaacaattttaaaaaaaatttttatataaaaagtataagaACAGATGGTAATTGTTTATTCAGAGCAGTTTCTGATCAGTTGTATAATCATGAagataattataaagaaataagaaaaaaagta GTAGATCATTTATCTAAAAAGGaagaagaatataaaaatttcgtTGAATATGATGAAAGTTATAAATCTTATATTGAAAG aaTAAGTCTAGATGGAACCTGGGGAGGACAATTAGAACTTCAAGCAATAGGGGAAATTTATAAt gttaatattttaatttaccAAGAAAATGGATGTATACtcgaaataaaaaatcacagtgatgaaaaaaaatgtattcaATTACATTATGCTTCCAGT gAGCATTACAACAGTGTCAGATTCAAAAATAAAGCACTAGACAATGAATTAAAAACTATTTCATATTTAAGAGAAATa ctTAATAACAAGGATGAAAACGATTCAACAAAAACATTTTATGAAACAACAGAAAATGAATTAACAGATTCATATGAAAGTCACAACTCCACTAATGTTAGAtgtgaaaagaaaaaaaattatttaattgaagaaaAATCTTCTTTTATATGTCCATTGAATAATGATGAAATATCGGACTGTCTTATAAATTCAAAAAGTTCTAATAATATTGGGTTCTTAAGTGATGATGAAAATACATTGAACTCTATTGATATATTGCAAGGTATTTATAATGgagttaaaaataaaaatacaagaAGTAGGAGCATGccaaatataaatgaaaactttttatattttttttcaaaaaatagaTCAAGTGAAAATATGGAAAGTGATAGCACaattgataatttaaatgaaaaaaaagttgtagaaaaaaaaaaaaaaaagaataaaaaaaataaaataatttttatgaagTTTACTTCTTTTAATGAAGATACAAATAatctaaataaatatttttataataacactattaatgaaaataaaactattcatatatattataataaattattctaTAAATGTTTATGTTTATCTAAAGGTatcaaaaataatgataGAAAATATCTATcctttaataataataatatatataaagaaaatggtATAATCAAAAAGGGGGATATATTCAATTGtgatttagaaaataaatataatgaaatgaataaaaaagaaaaccataaaattttgaatatttttaatgaaaaaataaaagaaaacaaaaacagattaaataaaaatataaataatattatttctaaTTTGCAATTCAATAAAGCATctgattataaaaataatgaggTAAGTTACAACTTAAATTCTAAAAGTATACcaaattcaaataaaatatttaagaaaaaagaagaaattttttcatcttcatcatTAAGGGGTGTAATGGATTGTAATTTTCACTTAAGTAATTTAGTTAACGAAACTATTTTTGAAGGTGAAGCAAAATTAAGTGAAATTCCACTAAATAATTTTCTCAAAATAAACGAGAAATCAactaataacaaaaataaagaaatagacAAATTTAATAAGAATTTTACAAACAGCATTGATTTAATAATTGATGATTATGTTATATGTATAGATAgtgatttattttattcttgcataagtaataaatatattaagaaGAATAATAGAGAACAaagtatttcttttttaaataaacacAATATAGATAATAATATGAGTAATTCTAGTAAATCGATTACAGACGTTAATTCTTCTACAAGTTTCAATAATGAAATGGTTAAAgcaattaataataataataaaaaaaaattggataatgattttttgaatataaataaacaagatttaatattgaaaagaaaatataacgATAAAAAATTTGTTAATTTGTTTTCAAAAGATCTCTATTCAAAAGgtcttttttactttttaaatgCTGATTTGATATTAAAcgaaaacaaaataaaatatataactcaatgcttttattataataaagaaattaatatatttaaaaataattttaaaaaaaatgatttttatttttgtgatagtttaatgttttattttaacttaaaccatgaaaaattaaaaaagaaaataaaatattctaaGGAGTCTTATGAAGAATTTATAGTTAAggaaaaacataaatataataaaattttaaaaggaaataaaacaTCTTGTTCTAAcagagaaaaagaaaaaaaaatgcaaattatttctatttaa